One Peribacillus simplex NBRC 15720 = DSM 1321 genomic region harbors:
- a CDS encoding cold-inducible protein YdjO-related protein yields MYFGKKNSEEPEIVMEDTIVYACGSADCNGWMRKDFASENYDCPMCGSQLVEEVRELPKIENEYNAFK; encoded by the coding sequence ATGTATTTTGGTAAAAAGAATTCAGAGGAACCAGAAATCGTTATGGAAGATACGATAGTATATGCGTGCGGATCAGCAGATTGCAATGGTTGGATGAGAAAAGATTTTGCCTCGGAAAACTATGATTGCCCAATGTGTGGAAGTCAATTAGTTGAGGAAGTCAGGGAACTTCCAAAAATTGAAAATGAGTATAATGCGTTTAAATAA
- a CDS encoding PAS domain S-box protein yields the protein MEHSIVASNPVLFMIAVLLIIMACYTALDLLTTLLTIKKYKRLVYIGSSCSMGVAIWTLNFVIIFTLDNSGMAAYNFSTIIFSLALAIALAGVGLLAISYKTQVLQIVFCGFMFTMAILSNYIMGTSSLNHSLHFSPLSVFSTLFSSFILFVAALAILFYFNKLSQSSLKPVSTLMMSGSIIEGYYLFLRVLPMNAKNEMGEFVPLTPFMLYLTCFVSLFILASLIASSTIVGRRLAKSDNTVSDIRYALDQSAIVAITDAKGIITYVNEKFLEISQYEKHELIGENHSIINSGYHGKEFFTDLWLTISQGKTWNGEICNRAKDGNVYWVDTTIVPFMKKGKPYQYISIRSDISSRKKAENALKGSIKELEDMHYAINQSLIVAITDDKGVIIEVNEKFSEVSGYGRGELIGHTHKIVNSGYHSKEFFEQMWKTVHERKVWKGEIRNKAKDGGFYWVDTTIVPFFSKEGKPFQFLALRYDITERKQSEEMLQRQDKLAAVGQLAAGVAHEIRNPLTSMKGYTEFLQLDETDENKQEFLEIIMDEINRVNEIVEEFLQLAKPQALILETKNLVPIVRNVVSLTEFEARKKNITLISDCNQEEILVRCDENRLKQVILNFIKNGMEAMPDGGFIKVITELKENKVHISIIDTGIGMPPEQLKRLGEPFFTTKKSGNGLGLMISFKIIESHLGNVFVDSEVNKGTIFNIVLPV from the coding sequence ATGGAACATTCAATTGTGGCATCAAATCCTGTCCTCTTTATGATTGCAGTACTTTTGATAATAATGGCGTGTTATACGGCGTTGGATTTACTGACAACATTATTGACGATAAAGAAATATAAACGTCTGGTGTATATAGGGAGCAGCTGCTCTATGGGAGTGGCTATTTGGACGCTTAATTTTGTAATCATATTCACCCTCGATAATTCAGGAATGGCAGCATACAACTTTTCTACAATAATTTTTTCGTTAGCATTGGCGATTGCTCTCGCAGGGGTTGGGTTATTAGCCATATCGTATAAAACACAAGTGCTGCAAATCGTTTTTTGCGGCTTTATGTTTACGATGGCCATATTATCTAATTATATAATGGGAACATCTTCATTAAACCACTCTTTGCACTTTAGCCCATTGTCGGTCTTCAGTACGCTTTTCAGTAGCTTTATTTTATTCGTAGCAGCGCTTGCAATATTATTTTATTTTAATAAATTAAGTCAATCTTCGCTAAAACCAGTCAGTACACTCATGATGAGTGGGTCAATCATTGAAGGCTATTATCTTTTTTTGAGAGTATTACCCATGAACGCGAAAAATGAAATGGGTGAATTTGTTCCACTCACTCCATTTATGCTTTATCTTACATGCTTTGTTTCATTATTCATCCTTGCCAGCTTGATAGCTTCAAGTACGATCGTAGGCCGACGGTTGGCAAAAAGTGATAATACTGTGAGCGATATCCGTTATGCTTTAGATCAATCGGCGATCGTCGCCATCACGGATGCAAAAGGAATCATTACATACGTTAACGAAAAATTCCTGGAAATATCACAATATGAAAAACATGAACTAATAGGGGAAAATCATTCTATCATCAATTCTGGTTATCATGGAAAAGAATTTTTCACTGATTTATGGCTGACGATCAGCCAAGGGAAAACATGGAATGGTGAAATATGCAATCGAGCTAAAGATGGTAATGTTTATTGGGTGGATACAACTATCGTTCCTTTTATGAAAAAGGGTAAACCATATCAATATATTTCCATCCGTTCGGATATTTCCAGTCGTAAAAAAGCAGAAAATGCTTTAAAGGGGTCAATCAAGGAACTGGAAGATATGCATTATGCAATCAACCAATCCCTGATTGTGGCGATTACCGATGATAAAGGAGTCATAATCGAAGTGAATGAAAAGTTCTCGGAGGTTTCCGGTTATGGAAGAGGTGAATTGATAGGCCATACCCATAAGATAGTTAATTCTGGATACCACTCAAAGGAATTCTTTGAACAAATGTGGAAGACCGTCCATGAACGGAAAGTTTGGAAAGGGGAAATTAGAAACAAGGCGAAAGACGGTGGTTTTTATTGGGTCGATACAACAATTGTTCCATTTTTCAGCAAAGAAGGAAAGCCATTTCAGTTTTTGGCACTTAGATATGACATAACTGAGCGTAAACAATCGGAAGAGATGCTCCAACGGCAGGATAAATTAGCCGCTGTCGGTCAGCTTGCTGCTGGAGTGGCACATGAAATTCGAAATCCGCTGACCTCCATGAAAGGGTATACGGAATTTTTGCAATTGGACGAAACGGACGAAAATAAACAAGAATTTCTGGAAATAATCATGGATGAAATCAATCGTGTGAATGAGATAGTTGAAGAGTTCTTACAATTGGCCAAACCACAGGCCTTGATATTGGAAACGAAGAATCTTGTGCCGATCGTTCGAAACGTTGTATCTTTGACGGAGTTTGAAGCCAGGAAGAAGAACATCACGCTGATTTCAGATTGTAATCAAGAAGAGATCCTCGTTCGTTGTGATGAGAATCGATTAAAACAAGTCATATTGAACTTCATAAAAAATGGTATGGAAGCTATGCCTGATGGTGGGTTCATAAAAGTCATTACTGAACTTAAAGAGAATAAAGTGCATATATCCATTATCGACACAGGAATTGGGATGCCGCCAGAACAGCTTAAGAGACTGGGAGAACCATTTTTCACTACGAAAAAATCTGGTAATGGGTTAGGTCTCATGATCAGCTTTAAAATTATAGAAAGCCATTTGGGAAATGTCTTTGTCGATAGTGAGGTCAATAAAGGTACAATCTTTAATATCGTGCTCCCTGTTTAA
- a CDS encoding YitT family protein — protein MSDLAGASTTEIMQKKTQHKKLTLRQILQRGLLITIGAVLMAVGLEIFLVPNNVIDGGITGISIMLSYITGWKLGIFLFILNLPFFFIGYKQIGKTFALSTLYGILVLSITTTLLHHVPAFTQDILLASAFGGMILGIGVGMVIRYGGSLDGTEILAILASKKIPFSVGEIVMFFNLFILGSAGFVFSWDRAMYSIIAYFVAYKTMDIVIAGLDESKFVWIISDEFDDIGEAIMNRLGRGVTFLAGEGAYSGDDKKVIFCVINRLEEAKLKEIVKSFDPSAFLAVGDIAEVRGGRFKKKDIH, from the coding sequence ATGTCAGACCTAGCGGGTGCAAGTACAACAGAAATTATGCAAAAGAAGACCCAGCATAAAAAATTAACACTGAGACAAATATTACAGAGAGGTCTATTAATTACAATTGGTGCGGTTTTGATGGCTGTCGGCCTGGAGATTTTTTTAGTGCCGAATAACGTAATCGACGGGGGCATAACGGGTATATCGATTATGTTATCTTACATCACTGGATGGAAGCTCGGTATCTTTCTTTTCATTTTGAATCTTCCTTTCTTTTTTATCGGTTATAAACAGATTGGAAAAACCTTCGCATTATCTACTCTTTATGGAATTTTAGTCCTTTCCATTACCACTACATTGCTTCATCATGTACCAGCTTTCACTCAAGATATCCTCCTAGCGTCCGCTTTCGGCGGAATGATTCTTGGCATTGGTGTTGGAATGGTCATTCGATATGGCGGCTCATTGGATGGTACAGAAATACTTGCCATACTAGCCAGCAAGAAGATTCCTTTTTCCGTTGGGGAGATCGTGATGTTTTTTAATTTATTCATCCTTGGCAGTGCGGGCTTCGTTTTCTCGTGGGATCGTGCCATGTATTCGATCATAGCTTACTTCGTGGCATATAAAACGATGGATATCGTTATCGCAGGTTTGGACGAATCCAAATTTGTTTGGATAATCAGTGATGAATTTGATGATATCGGCGAAGCCATCATGAATCGCCTTGGACGGGGCGTAACCTTTTTAGCTGGTGAAGGTGCTTATTCTGGTGATGATAAAAAAGTCATCTTTTGTGTAATAAACAGGCTTGAGGAAGCTAAACTTAAAGAGATAGTCAAAAGCTTCGATCCATCTGCATTTCTTGCCGTAGGGGATATCGCGGAAGTTCGAGGCGGTCGATTCAAGAAAAAAGATATCCACTAA
- a CDS encoding cold-shock protein: MYRRNNTEEIIPEETKVWECTSEDCKGWIRDNFTSNDEHVCPLCSSEMKPGTRMLQAINNPRNY, from the coding sequence ATGTATAGAAGAAATAATACGGAAGAAATCATTCCTGAAGAAACAAAGGTGTGGGAATGTACATCAGAAGATTGCAAAGGTTGGATTCGCGATAACTTTACAAGTAATGATGAACACGTTTGTCCGTTATGTAGCAGCGAGATGAAACCTGGCACCAGAATGCTTCAAGCAATCAACAATCCAAGAAACTATTAA